A part of Pseudomonadota bacterium genomic DNA contains:
- a CDS encoding flagellar hook-length control protein FliK, which produces MAPVAVAPVAVAPVAVAPVAVAPAASDVSPVNEQAVAALPLDSSPVGAVDVLAQPTSPSAMTLPLQAQQLSVQGKTQQVDAAPSNVPEIATAAVSQRESLTLPKTGRASVLAQGLQATASNQDAPADVPTVGMQLDLRARGASLSSQRTSPALKVPFNLGVSAGLAPQQQGLSPVSQAAVSAGNLFHVEQAALPELATQLGVSPAPLAVGQSGPSLLEELKGWGRVTRAAQDDTNAPSLSGEAVTSRGRASQGFIFESGTDALGDAPRAATRIQATDAERDLAASAQAGVASSAAVALPAASEAGIVTQTAPVPLPSMVNEVVRVAGELAQAQKQGKPEGTRVVEMRLDPPALGSLHVRVVEEKGLVHAYVTVANPAMQKVVAAEMSHLSTSLAHHGIALGQVSVGTQDGGSRDFGRRPDEPETPARAGAPRRGVAATGPATPTAVIERITGMGRAVNFQA; this is translated from the coding sequence GTGGCGCCTGTGGCGGTGGCGCCTGTGGCGGTGGCGCCTGTGGCGGTGGCGCCTGTGGCGGTGGCGCCTGCGGCGTCCGACGTGTCACCGGTGAATGAGCAGGCTGTCGCGGCCCTGCCGCTCGATTCTTCGCCTGTTGGGGCGGTCGATGTGCTTGCGCAACCCACGTCTCCGAGCGCGATGACGCTCCCCCTCCAGGCGCAGCAGCTCTCAGTGCAGGGGAAGACCCAGCAGGTCGACGCAGCGCCATCGAACGTTCCTGAGATCGCCACGGCAGCGGTGTCGCAGCGAGAGAGCCTGACGCTTCCGAAGACAGGAAGAGCCAGCGTGCTGGCGCAGGGCCTTCAGGCAACCGCATCAAATCAAGACGCGCCTGCGGACGTTCCCACCGTGGGAATGCAGCTCGACCTGCGCGCTCGCGGAGCAAGCCTGTCGTCGCAGCGAACGTCGCCGGCACTGAAGGTCCCGTTCAACCTTGGGGTTTCGGCGGGACTGGCGCCGCAGCAGCAGGGCCTGTCGCCTGTGTCTCAGGCTGCGGTGTCTGCAGGCAACCTGTTCCACGTGGAACAGGCCGCGCTGCCCGAGCTTGCAACGCAGCTGGGCGTGTCGCCCGCTCCCCTGGCGGTGGGTCAGAGCGGTCCGAGCCTGCTCGAAGAGCTCAAAGGATGGGGACGAGTCACGCGTGCCGCGCAAGACGACACGAACGCACCATCGCTGTCGGGTGAAGCCGTGACGTCTCGCGGTCGTGCCTCCCAGGGCTTCATCTTCGAGAGCGGGACTGACGCGTTGGGCGATGCGCCGCGCGCCGCAACGAGGATCCAGGCGACCGACGCGGAGCGAGATCTCGCGGCGTCGGCGCAGGCAGGGGTGGCCTCTTCCGCGGCCGTGGCGCTTCCGGCTGCGAGCGAGGCGGGTATCGTCACCCAGACGGCACCGGTCCCTCTGCCTTCGATGGTGAATGAGGTGGTGCGCGTGGCCGGTGAGCTCGCGCAGGCGCAGAAGCAAGGCAAGCCCGAAGGCACCCGCGTTGTCGAGATGCGACTCGATCCGCCAGCTCTCGGCTCGTTGCACGTGCGGGTGGTCGAGGAGAAGGGCTTGGTTCACGCCTACGTGACCGTGGCCAACCCTGCGATGCAGAAGGTCGTGGCCGCGGAGATGAGCCACCTGAGCACCAGTCTTGCGCACCACGGCATCGCGCTCGGTCAGGTCTCTGTGGGCACGCAGGATGGGGGGTCTCGCGATTTCGGGCGCCGCCCGGATGAGCCAGAGACTCCCGCTCGGGCAGGCGCGCCTCGGCGAGGTGTTGCGGCCACGGGCCCAGCGACGCCCACCGCCGTGATCGAACGCATCACGGGCATGGGGCGAGCGGTGAACTTCCAGGCCTGA
- a CDS encoding flagellar hook basal-body protein, with protein MEALSSAVTGLGTFQQALNVVGSNLANVSTPGYKATTISFQELIASVSRPASGPTSTLGGINPHQSVQGVKVGQENAKYTQGSLTPTGKPTDLGITGDGFFVLRQVNGNLAYTRNGNFSIDKTGLFVNASGFPVMGWTADATGNVDTAQPVGKLTIPLGLSKSLVTKNISRGARRQHAPARNGKRLVHGGGPRLGGGGGRRGELPERRLGRQQRYQAHGQLHLHEGHQQRGSRRCVEHDRERSHRWWSLDGNQHQRHRHSHHLRRGRQGLAGERCGGPDPQRGGG; from the coding sequence ATGGAAGCTCTCTCATCGGCAGTGACGGGTCTCGGTACGTTCCAGCAGGCGCTCAACGTCGTGGGCAGCAACCTGGCAAACGTGTCCACGCCAGGCTACAAAGCGACCACCATCTCGTTTCAGGAGCTCATCGCCAGCGTGTCGCGACCGGCGTCGGGACCCACCAGCACACTCGGTGGCATCAACCCGCATCAGTCGGTGCAAGGCGTGAAGGTGGGGCAGGAGAACGCCAAGTACACCCAGGGCAGTCTCACCCCCACAGGCAAGCCCACTGACCTGGGCATCACGGGCGACGGGTTCTTCGTGCTGCGCCAGGTGAACGGCAACCTCGCCTACACGCGCAACGGCAACTTCTCCATCGACAAGACGGGATTGTTCGTCAACGCCTCGGGCTTCCCGGTGATGGGCTGGACAGCAGACGCCACAGGCAACGTCGACACCGCGCAGCCCGTGGGCAAGCTCACCATTCCCCTGGGGCTCAGCAAGTCGCTGGTGACGAAGAACATCTCGCGGGGTGCTCGACGGCAGCACGCCCCCGCCAGGAACGGCAAACGGCTCGTTCACGGCGGGGGCCCTCGACTCGGCGGCGGCGGCGGGCGCCGTGGTGAACTCCCCGAACGTCGATTGGGTCGACAACAACGGTACCAAGCACACGGTCAGCTACACCTTCACGAAGGTCACCAACAACGCGGGTCTCGACGATGTGTGGAACATGACCGTGAACGGTCTCACCGCTGGTGGAGCCTGGACGGGAACCAACACCAACGCCACCGCCATTCCCATCACCTTCGACGCGGCCGGCAAGGTCTCGCTGGTGAACGGTGTGGCGGGCCAGACCCTCAGCGTGGGGGTGGGTGA